Proteins found in one Triticum urartu cultivar G1812 chromosome 4, Tu2.1, whole genome shotgun sequence genomic segment:
- the LOC125551149 gene encoding ferritin-1, chloroplastic-like: MLLRIASSPAAVAAASQLSASSPAHGYARLPPLAKVSSTACRAAGKGKKEEVLLSGVMFQPFEELKGELSLVPQAEGQSLARQKFVDECEAAINEQINVEYNASYAYHSLYAYFDRDNVALKGFAKFFKESSDEEREHAEMLMEYQNRRGGRVRLQSIVTPLTEFDHSEKGDALYAMELALALEKLVNEKLHNLHSVATRCNDPQLSDFVESQFLQEQVVAVKKISEYVTQLRRIGKGHGVWHFDRMLLEEEA; this comes from the exons ATGCTTCTTAGGATTGCGTCGTCTCCGGCCGCCGTCGCCGCGGCTAGCCAGCTCTCTGCGTCAAGCCCGGCCCACGGTTATGCGAGGCTGCCGCCGTTAGCGAAAGTGTCGTCGACGGCGTGCAGGGCCGCGGGGAAGGGGAAAAAAGAGGAGGTACTCCTCAGCGGTGTGATGTTCCAGCCGTTCGAGGAGCTCAAGGGGGAGCTTTCGCTCGTGCCGCAGGCCGAGGGCCAGTCGCTCGCCAGGCAAAAGTTCGTCGACGAATGCGAGGCCGCCATCAACGAGCAGATCAA TGTGGAGTACAATGCCTCGTACGCGTACCACTCCCTCTACGCCTACTTCGACCGGGACAATGTTGCTCTCAAGGGCTTTGCCAA GTTCTTTAAGGAATCGAGCGACGAGGAGAGGGAACACGCGGAGATGCTTATGGAGTACCAG AACAGACGTGGAGGGCGGGTGAGGCTCCAGTCTATCGTGACCCCATTGACAGAGTTCGACCACTCTGAGAAAGGGGATGCTCTGTATG CAATGGAGTTGGCTCTAGCTCTTGAAAAGCTCGTGAATGAGAAGCTGCACAACCTGCACTCT gtgGCAACAAGGTGCAACGATCCTCAGCTGAGCGACTTTGTTGAGAGTCAATTTCTTCAGGAGCAG GTTGTCGCCGTGAAGAAGATCTCCGAGTACGTGACGCAGCTTAGGAGAATCGGCAAAGGGCACG GGGTGTGGCACTTTGATCGGATGCTGCTCGAAGAAGAGGCCTAG